A genomic stretch from Chitinophaga lutea includes:
- a CDS encoding rhomboid family protein → MNGTSFQSDIKHWLKQENTVNHLMFVNIGIFLLLGILYLLAFLQLDVAAVAHQFLLNNLQLNIYNNELLYKPWGILTYMFVHTGIFHIFFNMLNLYWFGNMFRSTLGNKRVLPLYLLSGLFGALVYVLFYYALPTSGVLGGPMIGASAAVMCFLVASATLMPNLEIGLLFLGTIKLKWVAVGVIVIDIITIPLGNVGGILAHLGGAAFGYVYVRTLQNNGTDLCAPLIALFEKITSLFSRRPKPQKFKPKKSPLRVVRNNEPSHTTRLDQLLDKINEKGYNSLTSEEKQWLKKYSDEK, encoded by the coding sequence ATGAATGGCACTTCTTTTCAATCGGATATCAAACACTGGCTCAAACAGGAGAATACGGTCAATCACCTCATGTTTGTGAACATCGGCATTTTCCTCCTCCTCGGCATCCTGTACCTCCTCGCCTTTCTCCAGCTCGATGTGGCGGCGGTTGCCCACCAGTTCCTGCTGAATAACCTCCAGTTGAATATATATAATAACGAATTATTGTATAAGCCCTGGGGGATCCTGACTTATATGTTTGTCCACACCGGGATTTTCCATATTTTCTTCAACATGCTCAACCTTTACTGGTTCGGCAATATGTTCCGCAGTACGCTGGGCAACAAACGGGTACTCCCCCTTTACCTGCTCAGCGGGCTCTTCGGCGCCCTGGTATATGTCCTGTTCTACTACGCGCTCCCCACTTCCGGCGTGCTCGGCGGCCCCATGATCGGCGCTTCCGCGGCCGTGATGTGTTTCCTGGTCGCCAGCGCCACCCTCATGCCCAACCTCGAAATTGGCCTGCTGTTCCTCGGTACCATCAAACTGAAATGGGTGGCCGTGGGCGTGATCGTCATCGATATCATCACCATCCCCCTCGGGAACGTGGGCGGCATCCTGGCCCACCTCGGCGGAGCGGCTTTCGGGTATGTGTACGTGCGCACGCTCCAGAACAACGGCACGGACCTTTGCGCCCCCCTCATCGCCCTGTTCGAAAAAATCACGAGCCTGTTTTCCCGCCGGCCGAAACCCCAGAAATTCAAACCTAAAAAATCACCCCTCCGCGTGGTGCGCAATAACGAGCCTTCGCATACCACCCGGCTCGACCAGCTGCTCGATAAAATCAACGAAAAAGGCTACAACAGCCTCACTTCGGAAGAAAAACAGTGGCTGAAGAAGTACAGCGACGAGAAATAG
- a CDS encoding 4-hydroxy-3-methylbut-2-enyl diphosphate reductase — protein sequence MKTFNVPIIYRSPLISAIKQHRKQQDRMKKDFSPTLLDFGPVRILLARHFGFCYGVENAIEIAFKTIDENEGKRIFLLSEMIHNPQVNSDLLSRGVRFLMDTSGKQLIPWEDLRSDDIVIIPAFGTTLEIEARLQAIGITPLQYNTTCPFVERVWNKAEQIAAREYTVIVHGKPKHEETRATFSHSRFHTPTVVVKDMEETHRLAEYIHGRKPAEQFYEEFKGQYSEGFDVTRHLQRVGVVNQTTMLASETQAIADYIKQAIIEKFGLADDQVAAHFADTRDTLCYATNDNQTAVTGMLEATADLAIVVGGYNSSNTSHLVELCEEKLPTYFISSEEKLLSANEILHWDFHHHQELHSTGYLPGKEVVTLLLTSGASCPDAVVEGVIRKLLGFYGLEEKLEEKAAAFS from the coding sequence ATGAAAACATTCAACGTACCCATCATATACCGCAGTCCGCTGATTTCCGCCATTAAACAGCACCGTAAGCAGCAGGACCGCATGAAGAAAGACTTCAGCCCTACCCTGCTCGATTTTGGCCCGGTACGCATCCTGCTGGCCCGCCACTTCGGGTTCTGCTACGGCGTGGAGAACGCCATCGAAATCGCCTTTAAAACCATCGACGAAAACGAAGGAAAGCGGATTTTCCTGCTCAGCGAAATGATCCATAACCCCCAGGTGAACAGCGACCTGCTCTCCCGCGGGGTGCGTTTCCTGATGGATACCTCCGGCAAACAGCTCATTCCCTGGGAAGACCTGCGTTCGGACGACATCGTGATCATCCCCGCCTTCGGCACCACCCTCGAGATAGAAGCCCGCCTCCAGGCCATCGGCATTACGCCGCTGCAATACAACACCACCTGCCCCTTCGTGGAACGCGTCTGGAACAAAGCAGAGCAGATCGCCGCGCGTGAATACACGGTGATCGTGCACGGCAAACCCAAACACGAAGAAACCCGGGCCACCTTTTCCCACAGCCGCTTTCATACCCCCACCGTGGTGGTGAAAGACATGGAGGAAACCCACCGCCTCGCCGAATACATACACGGCCGTAAACCGGCGGAACAGTTTTACGAGGAGTTCAAAGGACAGTACTCTGAAGGTTTCGACGTTACCCGCCACCTGCAACGGGTGGGCGTAGTGAACCAGACCACCATGCTGGCCTCCGAAACACAGGCTATCGCCGACTATATCAAACAGGCCATCATCGAAAAGTTCGGGCTGGCCGACGACCAGGTGGCGGCGCATTTCGCCGACACCCGCGATACGCTCTGCTACGCCACGAACGACAACCAGACGGCCGTTACCGGCATGCTCGAGGCTACGGCCGACCTCGCCATCGTGGTGGGCGGCTACAACAGCTCCAACACCTCCCACCTCGTGGAGCTCTGCGAAGAAAAACTCCCCACCTACTTTATCTCGTCGGAAGAGAAACTCCTCTCCGCCAATGAAATACTGCACTGGGATTTCCACCATCACCAGGAACTCCACAGCACCGGCTACCTGCCCGGCAAGGAAGTGGTCACCCTCCTGCTCACCAGCGGCGCCTCCTGCCCCGATGCGGTGGTGGAAGGAGTGATTCGCAAACTCCTTGGTTTTTACGGTCTCGAAGAAAAACTGGAAGAGAAAGCGGCAGCCTTCTCCTGA
- a CDS encoding LytR/AlgR family response regulator transcription factor translates to MSEIKAIIVDDEQHCIDALQAMLQKKCPEVTVLAGVNSVQDARRVIDELQPDLVFLDVEMPHQNGFELLKQYERIFFDVIFTTAYEQYALKAIKFNALDYLLKPFSVQDLQEALRKFQERRASKANDPAIAPLEVFLQNMKTMQQTNKKIALPTINGLVFMPVQNIVRCESTGNYTKLFFTDRKQLLVSKPLKEFEELLTDADFFRVHNSHLINLQQMESYIQGEGGFALMSDGTQVEVSRRRKADFLKKAMQF, encoded by the coding sequence ATGAGCGAAATCAAAGCGATTATCGTCGACGATGAGCAGCATTGTATTGATGCCCTGCAGGCGATGCTGCAGAAAAAATGTCCCGAAGTAACCGTACTGGCCGGCGTAAACAGCGTACAGGACGCCCGGCGTGTGATAGACGAACTGCAGCCCGACCTGGTGTTTCTCGACGTGGAAATGCCGCATCAGAACGGGTTTGAATTGCTGAAGCAATACGAACGGATTTTCTTCGACGTGATTTTCACTACCGCCTATGAGCAATACGCCCTGAAGGCGATCAAATTCAACGCCCTCGATTACCTGCTCAAACCTTTCAGTGTACAGGACCTCCAGGAAGCGCTGCGCAAGTTCCAGGAGCGCCGGGCCAGCAAAGCCAACGATCCCGCCATCGCGCCGCTGGAGGTGTTTCTGCAGAACATGAAAACCATGCAGCAGACCAATAAAAAAATCGCCCTGCCCACCATCAACGGCCTGGTGTTTATGCCCGTGCAGAACATCGTGCGTTGCGAATCGACAGGGAACTATACCAAGCTGTTTTTCACCGACCGCAAGCAACTGCTGGTGTCGAAACCGCTGAAGGAATTCGAGGAGCTGCTGACCGATGCGGACTTTTTCAGGGTGCACAACTCCCACCTGATCAACCTGCAGCAGATGGAATCCTACATCCAGGGAGAGGGCGGCTTCGCCCTGATGAGCGACGGCACGCAGGTGGAAGTGTCACGGCGGCGTAAGGCCGATTTCCTGAAAAAAGCGATGCAGTTCTGA
- a CDS encoding tetratricopeptide repeat protein → MSSKGLIFTIIVFLSLWMRASAQDSLQVSRSLDSVRKMPDDTAKVNRLISKAKGLYRFYDSRGQDNAYLQEAITVAQKLRYAKGLAEAYNELGTSKRNRSQYLLATDYHERALKSAEDARDNRLITISLNNIGVDYRRRDMLEKAFDYHFRALKAAEKDNDERSIAIATNSIGNIKLSDNKFHEAIEVFNRSLKLEQKRENDLGIAINLGNLGYAYEGLGQLDRAIEFYRQSLAVNEKLNNTTGMSICYTCLGTAYQKKKNYPLAMEYLQKALAINDKVDDKIHVADSYISIGRLLNEEGKYEEARKYLQQAIDLGLKWGFKSTLMEAYKSMGDNYKRAGDLTLAMDNNNYSILYKDSLLREKSSIEFAQMQTLHDVHQKDNQIKQLQQDQDLSQLRIRRNLALAIALAGFLFMLIVGGFFYIRHRNLQANRQTLQLELRSLRSQMNPHFIFNSLSSIHRYIWSNNQEEASDYLTKFSKLMRMILDNSQHTFIPLNKEVESLRLYLDLEALRCNNMFDYSISVEEHINEEEVLIPPMIIQPYVENAIWHGLVHRKEKGMLDITIGLKGKVLEVTVTDNGIGRKMAMEIKEKKDRMHNSMGMKVTEGRIALIRKINNTKDANVEIHDLQDNGQATGTRVRIVLPAEFLF, encoded by the coding sequence ATGTCTTCCAAAGGACTGATCTTTACCATCATCGTATTTTTATCCCTGTGGATGCGCGCATCCGCCCAGGACTCGTTGCAGGTATCCCGCAGCCTCGATTCCGTGCGTAAAATGCCGGACGATACGGCCAAGGTGAACCGGCTGATCAGCAAAGCCAAGGGATTATACCGCTTTTACGACAGCCGTGGCCAGGATAATGCCTACCTCCAGGAAGCCATCACCGTTGCGCAGAAACTGCGTTACGCAAAAGGCCTCGCGGAGGCCTATAACGAATTGGGGACTTCCAAACGCAACAGGTCGCAGTACCTGCTGGCCACCGATTATCACGAACGGGCCCTCAAAAGTGCGGAAGACGCCCGCGATAACCGTTTAATCACCATCTCGCTCAATAATATCGGCGTCGACTACCGGCGCCGCGACATGCTGGAAAAAGCCTTCGACTACCACTTCCGGGCCCTCAAGGCCGCCGAAAAAGATAACGACGAACGCAGCATCGCCATTGCCACCAATTCCATCGGCAACATCAAACTGTCCGACAACAAATTCCACGAAGCCATCGAGGTGTTCAACCGCAGCCTGAAACTCGAACAGAAACGGGAAAACGACCTCGGCATCGCCATCAACCTGGGCAACCTGGGATATGCCTACGAGGGGCTGGGGCAGCTCGACAGGGCCATCGAGTTTTACAGACAGTCGCTGGCCGTGAATGAAAAACTGAACAACACCACCGGCATGTCCATTTGTTACACCTGCCTGGGCACGGCCTACCAGAAAAAGAAGAACTATCCCCTGGCCATGGAGTACCTGCAGAAGGCGCTGGCCATCAATGACAAGGTAGACGACAAGATACATGTGGCCGACAGTTATATCAGCATCGGCCGGCTGCTCAACGAAGAAGGCAAGTACGAGGAAGCCCGCAAATACCTGCAGCAGGCCATCGACCTCGGCCTGAAATGGGGCTTCAAATCCACCCTCATGGAAGCCTACAAATCGATGGGCGATAACTACAAAAGGGCCGGCGACCTGACCCTCGCCATGGACAATAACAACTATTCCATCCTGTATAAAGACAGCCTGCTGCGGGAGAAGTCGAGCATCGAGTTCGCGCAGATGCAAACCCTGCACGACGTGCACCAGAAAGACAACCAGATCAAACAGCTACAGCAGGACCAGGACCTCAGCCAGTTGCGCATCCGCCGTAACCTGGCGCTGGCCATTGCGCTGGCCGGCTTCTTATTCATGCTCATCGTGGGCGGTTTCTTTTACATCCGCCACCGCAACCTGCAGGCCAACCGGCAAACCCTGCAGCTGGAACTGCGTTCGCTGCGCTCGCAGATGAACCCGCACTTTATCTTCAATTCGCTCAGCTCCATCCACCGGTACATCTGGAGCAACAACCAGGAGGAAGCGTCCGACTATCTCACGAAGTTTTCCAAACTGATGCGCATGATCCTCGACAACAGCCAGCATACGTTCATCCCGCTCAATAAGGAAGTGGAATCGCTGCGGCTGTACCTCGACCTGGAGGCCCTCCGCTGCAACAACATGTTTGACTACAGCATTTCGGTGGAAGAGCATATCAACGAAGAAGAGGTGCTGATACCGCCCATGATCATCCAGCCCTATGTGGAAAACGCCATCTGGCACGGTCTCGTGCACCGCAAGGAAAAAGGGATGCTGGACATTACCATCGGGCTGAAGGGCAAGGTGCTCGAGGTAACGGTAACGGATAATGGAATCGGCCGCAAGATGGCCATGGAAATAAAAGAGAAGAAAGACCGCATGCACAATTCAATGGGCATGAAAGTAACCGAAGGCCGCATAGCGCTCATCCGCAAGATCAACAATACCAAAGACGCAAATGTAGAGATCCACGATCTGCAGGACAACGGGCAGGCCACCGGCACAAGAGTGAGAATTGTATTGCCGGCAGAGTTTTTATTTTAA
- the cmk gene encoding (d)CMP kinase, producing MKKIIITIDGYSSCGKSTLARQLAEQLNYLYIDSGAMYRAITLYFIQQRVDWADQVQVKNALASIHLEFVYNQISGRNEMFLNEENVEQLIREMLVAEKVSEVAAIREVREFAVAQQQKMGVQKGIVMDGRDIGTVVFPHAELKIFMTADPAVRVERRFKELYEKNKNVTLHEVKENLELRDYIDANREVSPLRKAEDAIILDNSQLSMDEQLELVKQWVEDAIMEHSS from the coding sequence TTGAAAAAGATCATCATTACAATAGACGGTTATTCCTCTTGTGGAAAGAGCACGCTGGCCAGGCAACTGGCGGAACAGCTGAATTACCTGTATATTGACAGCGGGGCCATGTACCGGGCCATTACGCTGTATTTCATCCAGCAACGGGTAGACTGGGCGGACCAGGTGCAGGTAAAAAATGCGCTCGCCAGCATTCATCTCGAATTCGTTTACAACCAGATTTCAGGGCGGAATGAAATGTTCCTCAACGAAGAAAACGTGGAGCAGCTCATCCGTGAAATGCTCGTGGCCGAGAAAGTGAGCGAAGTGGCCGCTATCCGCGAGGTGCGCGAGTTTGCCGTGGCGCAGCAGCAGAAAATGGGCGTGCAGAAAGGCATCGTGATGGACGGGCGCGACATCGGCACCGTAGTATTCCCCCACGCCGAACTGAAGATCTTTATGACCGCAGACCCCGCCGTGCGCGTGGAACGCAGGTTCAAAGAGCTTTACGAAAAGAATAAGAACGTGACCCTCCACGAAGTGAAAGAAAACCTCGAGCTCCGTGATTATATCGACGCCAACCGCGAAGTAAGTCCCCTCCGCAAAGCCGAAGACGCCATCATATTGGATAACAGTCAGTTATCGATGGATGAGCAGCTGGAGCTGGTAAAACAGTGGGTGGAAGACGCCATTATGGAGCATTCATCTTGA
- a CDS encoding T9SS type A sorting domain-containing protein, with translation MRTCLSILLLLFALPLAAQQDLYIAPGTRLQVAQGEALSIYGSVVNDGALGTADNAVINFFGKAWNNGMGASMPDNSQNGFSAKGGLFRFSGNNPLYGNLGAQQVFGGYSIASRLGATFPNLEVDNRLGLLLADLSDLKVRNTLHFTSGHLFLNGWNLVVGHGNPGTITGYSDQSFIITGTGIAGGFVYREQVNAAAGKIIFPIGTSISTYAPAAIEFDGAADDIRARVFDSVYQYAISGITNKLDFTNKTWNIAKTKPDAAATKLTLQHMDADEGSDYAAFRSASYVTRFANNTWDYVENPGSLPMPGNITTRGTLRNATMHLRVLQDGITTNEYFTKASVLYGPYAPAVFILFNAYRLNESFAQLDWSVNRELNNDRFEIERRFENETDFTKAGEVRSIAPNGNANIRLDYKYADPNSYDGWTYYRIKAVSRNGRVSYSEIRAVPPFLRVDVWPNPNVGQFQVRIRGQQTELFMQIVNSAGQLVNQYEIVGERTIHVSHLSKGTYVLAFYDQATRRLVRTFKVIVIDRR, from the coding sequence ATGCGTACCTGTCTTTCCATATTGCTCCTGTTGTTTGCACTGCCGCTGGCGGCGCAGCAGGACCTTTACATTGCGCCCGGCACCCGTTTGCAGGTAGCGCAGGGCGAGGCGCTGAGCATTTATGGCAGCGTGGTGAACGATGGGGCGCTGGGCACGGCGGATAACGCCGTGATCAACTTTTTCGGCAAAGCCTGGAACAACGGCATGGGCGCATCGATGCCCGACAACAGCCAGAATGGTTTTTCGGCGAAGGGAGGACTGTTCCGTTTTTCCGGTAACAATCCTCTATACGGCAACCTCGGCGCGCAACAGGTGTTCGGCGGGTACAGCATCGCATCGCGCCTGGGCGCTACTTTCCCGAATCTTGAAGTGGACAACCGCCTTGGTTTGCTGCTGGCCGACCTGAGCGATCTCAAGGTGCGCAATACCCTGCATTTCACCAGCGGCCATCTGTTCCTCAACGGATGGAACCTGGTGGTAGGGCACGGTAATCCCGGCACCATCACGGGGTACAGCGATCAGTCGTTTATCATCACCGGCACCGGCATCGCCGGCGGTTTCGTGTACCGCGAGCAGGTGAATGCGGCGGCGGGCAAAATCATATTTCCCATCGGTACATCCATTTCCACATACGCCCCCGCAGCCATTGAATTCGACGGCGCTGCCGACGACATCCGCGCACGGGTGTTCGACAGCGTATACCAGTATGCTATTTCCGGCATCACCAATAAACTCGACTTCACCAACAAAACCTGGAACATCGCCAAAACAAAACCGGATGCTGCCGCTACCAAACTCACGTTGCAGCATATGGATGCGGATGAAGGCTCCGATTATGCCGCTTTCCGCTCCGCCAGTTACGTGACGCGCTTTGCCAACAACACCTGGGATTACGTGGAGAATCCCGGCAGCCTGCCCATGCCCGGCAATATCACTACCCGCGGCACGCTCCGGAACGCCACCATGCACCTGCGCGTGTTGCAGGACGGCATCACCACCAATGAATATTTCACCAAGGCTTCCGTTTTATACGGACCGTATGCACCTGCTGTTTTTATTCTCTTTAACGCCTACCGCCTCAACGAAAGTTTCGCGCAACTCGACTGGTCGGTGAACCGCGAACTGAACAACGACCGCTTCGAGATCGAAAGGCGTTTCGAAAACGAGACCGATTTCACCAAGGCCGGCGAAGTGCGTTCCATAGCACCCAACGGCAACGCCAACATCCGCCTGGATTACAAATATGCCGATCCGAATTCATACGACGGCTGGACGTATTACCGCATCAAAGCCGTGTCGCGCAACGGCCGCGTGAGTTATTCCGAGATCAGGGCCGTGCCGCCGTTCCTCAGGGTGGACGTATGGCCCAACCCCAACGTGGGCCAGTTCCAGGTGCGCATCCGCGGCCAGCAGACGGAGCTGTTCATGCAGATCGTGAACAGCGCGGGCCAGCTGGTGAACCAGTACGAAATCGTCGGCGAGCGCACCATTCACGTGAGCCATCTTTCCAAAGGCACTTATGTGCTGGCATTCTACGATCAGGCCACACGCCGCCTCGTACGCACCTTCAAAGTCATCGTCATAGACCGCAGGTAA
- a CDS encoding ATP-dependent Clp protease ATP-binding subunit: MDQNFSPQVKEIISFSREEALRLGNDFIGTEHLLLGIIREGEGTAVKILQALNVDLYELRKEVELAIKDKTGKNIANINSLPLTRQAEKVIRVTVLEAKALKSPTVETEHLMLSILKNKENVCTQILQQFDVDYDTFKNELGFVKSADPKAEFDDPGEEEFEDERKSYASKAKQANTKSKTPVLDNFGRDITKLAESGSLDPIVGREQEIERVSQILSRRKKNNPILIGEPGVGKTAIVEGLALRIVQRKVSRVLFDKRVVSLDLAALVAGTKYRGQFEERMKAIMNELEKNRDVILFIDEIHTIVGAGGASGSLDASNIFKPALARGELQCIGASTLDEYRMYIEKDGALDRRFQKVMVDPPTVEETIQILNNIKPRYEEYHNVSYTDDAIDACVKLSDRYMTDRLLPDKAIDVLDEVGARVHLKNINVPQNILDLEKQIEDIKQEKNKVVKSQRFEEAAALRDTEKKLGEDLEKAKAVWEEEVKHKRYPIDEEAIAEVVSMMTGIPVKRMVQAENEKLRRMGEDLKSAVVGQEEAISKVTKAIQRNRVGLKDPKKPIGTFIFLGPTGVGKTELAKALAKYMFDSEDALIRIDMSEYMEKFSVSRLIGAPPGYVGYEEGGQLTEKVRRKPYSVILLDEIEKAHPDIYNILLQVLDDGILTDGLGRKVDFKNTLIIMTSNIGVRQLKDFGAGVGFTTNARAVTEEENTKAVIEKALKRTFSPEFLNRIDDVIIFNSLSKEHIFTIIDITMKSVLARLQNLGFSLELTDEAKGFLAEKGYDQQFGARPLHRAIQKYLEDPLAEEILNMNIHNGDILIADLDKENQKLVFSLKNPSKSKSEKSEA; encoded by the coding sequence ATGGATCAGAATTTTTCACCGCAAGTAAAGGAGATCATTTCGTTTAGCAGGGAGGAGGCTTTACGCTTGGGAAATGATTTCATCGGTACGGAACACCTGCTATTGGGTATTATTCGTGAAGGTGAAGGGACGGCTGTTAAAATTCTACAGGCACTGAACGTGGATCTTTATGAACTGCGCAAGGAAGTAGAACTGGCGATAAAAGACAAGACGGGCAAGAACATAGCGAATATCAATAGTCTGCCGCTCACACGACAGGCAGAGAAAGTGATCCGTGTAACCGTGCTGGAAGCGAAAGCGCTCAAGAGTCCCACCGTGGAAACCGAGCACCTGATGCTTTCCATCCTCAAGAACAAAGAAAACGTATGTACTCAAATCCTTCAACAGTTTGACGTGGACTACGATACTTTTAAAAACGAATTGGGCTTCGTAAAATCTGCAGATCCGAAAGCAGAATTCGATGACCCCGGAGAAGAGGAGTTTGAAGACGAGCGTAAGAGTTATGCTTCAAAAGCAAAACAAGCCAATACGAAGTCTAAAACACCTGTACTCGACAATTTTGGCCGCGACATCACCAAGCTGGCCGAAAGCGGTAGCCTCGACCCCATTGTGGGCCGTGAGCAGGAGATCGAACGCGTTTCGCAGATTCTCTCCCGCCGTAAGAAGAACAATCCCATCCTCATCGGGGAGCCGGGTGTAGGTAAAACCGCCATCGTGGAAGGCCTGGCCCTCCGCATCGTGCAGCGCAAGGTTTCCCGCGTGCTGTTCGATAAAAGGGTGGTCAGCCTCGACCTCGCTGCGCTGGTGGCCGGTACCAAATACCGCGGCCAGTTCGAGGAAAGGATGAAAGCGATCATGAACGAGCTGGAAAAAAACAGGGACGTGATTCTCTTCATCGATGAGATTCACACCATCGTAGGCGCCGGCGGCGCTTCCGGTTCGCTCGATGCTTCCAACATTTTCAAACCCGCTCTCGCCCGCGGCGAGCTCCAATGCATCGGCGCCTCCACACTGGATGAGTACCGCATGTACATCGAGAAAGACGGCGCGCTCGACAGAAGGTTCCAGAAAGTGATGGTGGATCCCCCGACCGTTGAAGAAACCATCCAGATCCTCAACAACATCAAACCGCGCTACGAAGAATACCACAACGTAAGCTATACGGACGATGCGATTGACGCCTGTGTGAAACTCAGCGACCGGTACATGACCGACCGCCTGCTGCCCGACAAGGCCATCGACGTGCTCGATGAAGTAGGCGCCCGCGTCCACCTCAAAAACATCAATGTTCCGCAGAACATCCTCGACCTGGAGAAACAGATCGAAGACATCAAGCAGGAAAAAAATAAAGTAGTGAAGAGCCAGCGCTTTGAAGAAGCCGCGGCCCTGCGCGACACCGAAAAGAAACTCGGCGAAGACCTCGAAAAGGCCAAAGCCGTGTGGGAAGAAGAGGTGAAGCACAAACGCTACCCCATTGATGAAGAGGCCATCGCCGAAGTGGTGAGCATGATGACCGGCATCCCCGTGAAACGGATGGTGCAGGCAGAGAATGAAAAACTGCGCCGCATGGGTGAAGACCTGAAAAGCGCCGTGGTTGGACAGGAAGAGGCCATCAGCAAGGTCACCAAAGCCATCCAGCGTAACCGCGTAGGGTTGAAAGACCCGAAAAAGCCGATCGGTACCTTCATCTTCCTCGGGCCGACCGGGGTGGGTAAAACCGAGCTGGCCAAAGCGCTCGCCAAATATATGTTCGACTCCGAAGATGCGCTCATCCGCATCGACATGAGCGAATACATGGAAAAATTCTCCGTAAGCCGCCTCATCGGCGCGCCTCCGGGATATGTAGGATACGAAGAAGGCGGCCAGCTCACCGAAAAAGTGCGCCGCAAACCTTACTCCGTGATCCTGCTCGACGAGATCGAAAAAGCACACCCGGATATCTATAATATCCTGCTGCAGGTGCTCGACGATGGTATCCTGACGGATGGCCTGGGCCGGAAAGTGGACTTCAAGAATACCCTCATCATCATGACCTCCAACATCGGCGTACGCCAGTTGAAAGATTTCGGTGCAGGGGTAGGCTTCACCACCAACGCAAGGGCCGTAACGGAAGAAGAAAACACCAAAGCCGTGATCGAGAAAGCGCTCAAACGCACCTTCTCTCCGGAGTTCCTCAACCGTATCGATGATGTGATCATCTTCAACTCCCTGTCCAAGGAGCACATCTTCACCATTATCGATATCACCATGAAGAGCGTACTGGCGCGTTTGCAGAACCTGGGCTTCAGCCTGGAACTGACCGACGAAGCCAAAGGCTTCCTGGCGGAGAAAGGCTACGACCAGCAGTTCGGCGCCCGTCCGCTGCACAGGGCCATCCAGAAATACCTGGAAGATCCCCTGGCGGAAGAAATCCTCAACATGAACATTCATAACGGGGATATCCTGATCGCCGACCTGGACAAAGAAAACCAGAAACTGGTGTTTTCGCTGAAAAATCCATCGAAAAGCAAATCAGAAAAATCAGAAGCTTAG
- a CDS encoding STAS domain-containing protein produces the protein MQFKIDTKEKIVVLRLEEPALDAKMSEELLREADGLPELAEKNLILDLGSVQSVAPEGLKAIFTVYSRQYDRGLSAAVAHLNSDLTAELAAQYPEMLNVVPTLSEAIDMVMMEDLERELNMDEE, from the coding sequence ATGCAATTCAAAATTGATACCAAAGAAAAAATAGTGGTTTTACGGCTGGAAGAGCCCGCGCTGGATGCTAAAATGTCAGAAGAACTGCTCCGGGAAGCGGATGGCTTACCTGAACTGGCGGAAAAGAATCTTATACTGGACCTGGGTTCCGTACAGTCTGTCGCTCCCGAGGGACTGAAAGCCATTTTTACAGTGTACAGCCGCCAGTACGATCGCGGACTGTCCGCCGCCGTTGCCCACCTTAACAGCGATTTAACAGCTGAGCTCGCCGCGCAGTACCCCGAAATGCTCAACGTGGTGCCTACCCTCTCCGAAGCCATCGACATGGTGATGATGGAGGACCTGGAGCGTGAACTGAATATGGACGAGGAATAA